From Methanomassiliicoccus sp., the proteins below share one genomic window:
- a CDS encoding polyphosphate kinase 2 family protein, which produces MGERNNVEDLVKKVRVEPGKKVDLGDYPTCWDDSERYSFNGLQLSKDNADELLARSQKELVKMQEVLWADGRFALLIILQGMDAAGKDGLIKHVMAGVNPQGCQVTSFKTPTAEEAGHDFLWRCVKVLPEKGKIGIFNRSYYEEMLVVRVHPQFLENQRLPHKKVDEKFWEERFRSINDLERHLERSGTMIIKLFLNISKEEQRDRLLDRIKEPQKRWKFNPNDVQERDQWTQYMEAYRQVLERTSTEHVPWYVLPADQKWLSRVLASLIVTSEIKKLGLKYPEMSDAQMKDLEEARFKLM; this is translated from the coding sequence ATGGGAGAAAGGAACAATGTTGAGGATCTGGTCAAAAAGGTGAGGGTTGAGCCAGGAAAAAAGGTGGACCTCGGTGACTATCCGACCTGCTGGGATGATTCAGAAAGATATTCCTTCAACGGCCTCCAGCTATCCAAGGACAACGCCGACGAGCTCCTTGCTAGAAGCCAGAAGGAACTCGTTAAGATGCAGGAGGTGCTGTGGGCTGACGGCCGCTTCGCCCTCCTGATCATCCTTCAGGGGATGGACGCTGCAGGTAAGGACGGTCTAATCAAGCATGTCATGGCGGGCGTAAACCCCCAGGGCTGTCAGGTGACCTCGTTCAAGACCCCAACGGCCGAGGAGGCCGGACATGACTTCCTCTGGAGATGTGTCAAGGTACTTCCTGAGAAAGGGAAGATAGGTATTTTCAACCGCTCATATTACGAGGAGATGCTGGTCGTCCGTGTCCATCCACAGTTCTTAGAGAACCAGCGACTGCCGCATAAAAAGGTGGACGAGAAGTTCTGGGAGGAGCGGTTCCGAAGCATCAATGACCTCGAGAGGCATCTGGAGAGGAGCGGGACGATGATCATCAAGCTTTTCCTCAACATATCCAAGGAAGAGCAAAGGGACCGCCTGCTCGATAGGATAAAGGAGCCACAGAAAAGGTGGAAGTTCAATCCCAATGATGTCCAGGAGCGGGACCAGTGGACCCAATATATGGAGGCGTACCGTCAGGTGCTCGAGAGAACAAGCACTGAGCACGTCCCATGGTACGTGCTGCCAGCTGATCAGAAGTGGTTATCCCGTGTTCTGGCATCCCTTATCGTCACCTCAGAGATCAAGAAGTTGGGATTGAAGTACCCTGAGATGTCAGATGCACAGATGAAGGATCTAGAGGAGGCGAGGTTCAAGCTCATGTAG
- a CDS encoding heme-binding protein has protein sequence MAESIEYKVVRNWGTVEMRKYPPMVLATVQSSYDDIAFSLLFRYITGNNEAKGKLAMTAPVISPASGQRLEMTAPVLSDSEGFSFVLPPGTDIANAPRPLDPRVKLSAISARYVATIRFGGKAYLRDVLENEGTLLNVLKEKGVVVIGRPFLMRYNSPFTPGFLRHNEVGVEVRGEDNVKDG, from the coding sequence ATGGCCGAGAGCATCGAGTATAAGGTGGTGAGGAATTGGGGGACCGTGGAGATGCGCAAATATCCTCCTATGGTCCTCGCCACCGTCCAAAGCTCCTATGACGACATTGCATTCTCCCTGCTGTTCAGGTACATCACGGGCAATAACGAGGCCAAGGGAAAACTAGCGATGACCGCTCCAGTGATCTCACCCGCATCAGGGCAGAGGCTGGAGATGACCGCTCCGGTGCTAAGTGATTCCGAGGGATTCTCGTTCGTCCTTCCGCCGGGGACCGATATCGCGAACGCACCAAGGCCACTTGATCCTCGTGTGAAGCTCTCCGCCATATCGGCCCGCTATGTGGCCACCATCCGATTCGGTGGAAAGGCATATCTGCGTGATGTTTTGGAGAATGAAGGTACGCTCCTGAATGTGCTGAAGGAGAAGGGGGTGGTCGTGATAGGAAGGCCGTTCCTGATGCGGTACAACAGCCCGTTCACCCCGGGGTTCCTGAGGCACAACGAAGTGGGAGTGGAGGTGAGAGGTGAAGACAACGTCAAGGACGGGTAG
- the heR gene encoding heliorhodopsin HeR has translation MESTEEVKLRNLRRFNAVMAAVHFLQGILILVLSNNVTLPIKTYYLNFDTVTQSLVPTAQTLYDLPIAPMIALFFFICATDHFLLAGPLRKWYEENLRNHINKARWYEYALSASVMIVVVAMLVGIYEVVALMGVFALTAVMNLFGLTMEQYNQKSEKVNWTSFIFGSFAGIVPWIGIAIYLAGAGSSSGGSVPDFVYWIFVSIGVFFFSFAINMVLQYKRVGKWKDYLYGEKVYIILSLVAKSLLAWQVFAGTLRPL, from the coding sequence ATGGAATCGACTGAGGAGGTCAAGCTCCGGAACCTAAGACGGTTCAACGCCGTGATGGCAGCAGTACATTTCTTGCAAGGTATTCTGATATTGGTCCTGTCGAACAACGTAACGTTGCCCATCAAGACCTATTATCTCAACTTTGACACCGTCACGCAGTCGTTGGTACCTACAGCTCAAACCCTCTATGATCTGCCGATCGCGCCAATGATCGCCCTGTTCTTCTTCATCTGCGCCACGGACCACTTCCTCCTGGCCGGACCCTTGAGGAAGTGGTACGAGGAGAACCTGAGGAACCACATCAACAAGGCCCGCTGGTACGAGTACGCTCTCAGCGCATCTGTGATGATCGTGGTCGTGGCCATGCTCGTGGGCATCTACGAGGTCGTGGCACTGATGGGTGTGTTCGCTCTAACCGCTGTCATGAACCTGTTCGGGCTGACCATGGAGCAGTACAACCAGAAGTCTGAGAAGGTCAACTGGACATCGTTCATCTTCGGCTCCTTCGCCGGCATCGTTCCCTGGATAGGAATCGCGATATACCTGGCGGGGGCAGGATCGTCCTCTGGTGGAAGTGTCCCGGACTTTGTCTACTGGATCTTCGTCAGCATCGGTGTGTTCTTCTTCAGCTTCGCCATCAATATGGTGCTTCAGTATAAGCGGGTAGGGAAATGGAAGGACTACCTCTACGGCGAGAAAGTTTACATCATCCTCAGCCTGGTGGCCAAGAGCCTTCTGGCATGGCAGGTGTTCGCCGGTACTCTGAGGCCGCTGTGA
- a CDS encoding NAD(P)-binding domain-containing protein encodes MKIAMIGKGHVGTALGAGLTRAGHDVKYGHRAPNARPQKVAEWGELVIMAVPYNQLGNVTMELKDVVDDKVVIDVTNCLDPHGDLAIGFSTSGAEQIQKALPLAKVVKAFNTVFAQNQSTGRIGDATLAAFVAGDDAEAKQTVMSLAGEIGFEPVDCGPLTSARFLEPMGMQLIKLGYGMQMGLSIGYCLARE; translated from the coding sequence ATGAAGATCGCGATGATCGGGAAAGGCCATGTGGGAACAGCCCTTGGCGCCGGTTTAACAAGAGCGGGCCATGATGTCAAATATGGCCATAGGGCTCCTAACGCCAGGCCTCAGAAGGTTGCGGAGTGGGGCGAGCTGGTGATAATGGCCGTGCCCTATAACCAACTGGGCAACGTCACCATGGAGCTAAAGGACGTGGTGGACGATAAGGTTGTCATCGACGTGACCAACTGCCTGGACCCCCATGGAGATCTGGCCATCGGCTTCAGCACCTCGGGGGCGGAGCAGATCCAGAAAGCGCTTCCCCTGGCCAAGGTGGTGAAGGCCTTTAACACGGTGTTCGCACAGAACCAGAGCACAGGCCGCATAGGAGATGCCACGCTCGCAGCGTTCGTGGCGGGTGACGATGCCGAGGCCAAGCAGACGGTCATGTCCCTGGCAGGTGAGATCGGGTTCGAGCCCGTGGACTGTGGCCCGCTCACATCAGCAAGGTTCCTGGAGCCCATGGGGATGCAGCTGATCAAGCTGGGCTACGGCATGCAGATGGGGCTTTCGATCGGGTACTGCCTGGCCCGAGAATGA
- a CDS encoding DUF2284 domain-containing protein, producing the protein MAEPNIENELEKMARESGANAFVRMDTSQVVTAHWVRLRCQFGCKYYGTRLTCPPYSPTPEDTRKVLDEYRTAYLIRYEGFLDCETYPPQNLHGAIKKMSVKACDAGFDMERHAFLSGYYKAYLYGAHRCYRCEKCVLEDGQSKCRFPVKARPSLEAAGIDVFATAKNAGIPTRVIQDKNVTSPEQLPTFMLLLLE; encoded by the coding sequence ATGGCCGAACCGAACATCGAGAACGAGCTGGAGAAGATGGCGAGGGAGAGCGGTGCCAACGCCTTCGTGCGCATGGACACATCGCAGGTCGTTACAGCCCACTGGGTGCGGCTCCGGTGTCAGTTCGGGTGCAAGTATTATGGCACGCGGTTGACCTGCCCACCATACAGCCCCACACCGGAGGATACCCGAAAGGTCCTGGACGAGTACAGGACCGCATACCTCATCCGTTACGAGGGCTTCCTGGACTGTGAAACCTATCCGCCTCAGAACCTTCACGGTGCCATCAAGAAGATGAGCGTGAAGGCCTGTGACGCAGGTTTCGACATGGAGAGGCACGCGTTCCTATCTGGCTATTATAAGGCATATCTATACGGGGCCCATCGGTGCTACCGGTGCGAGAAATGCGTCCTAGAGGATGGCCAGTCCAAGTGCAGGTTCCCCGTGAAGGCGAGGCCATCGCTGGAGGCGGCGGGGATAGACGTGTTCGCCACCGCGAAGAATGCGGGGATACCGACGAGGGTCATTCAGGACAAGAACGTGACATCACCAGAGCAGCTTCCTACGTTCATGTTGCTCCTGCTCGAATGA
- a CDS encoding homospermidine synthase, translating to MIRFDGKVLIIGYGSVARCTLPILLEHIQIPHENITIIDFEDKRAALKKWTDRGITFLQKRITPENIDDVLSEHLSPGCLLIDLSWNIDASTIIKWCHDTEVLYINTSVEIWDSLAEIESKDPVEKSLYHRQLGLRELAKDWEGGTTAIVDHGANPGLITHFVKQALADISERMIADKKVSMEEATHLRELVGSRRFAELAMFLNIKVIHCSERDTQITSNPKKVGEFVGTWSIEGLREEGTAPAELGWGTHERILPPLAFVPSFGPKNQIMLAQMGMNTWVRSWVPDCEIVGMAIRHGEAFGLSDALTVWNDGTPVYRPTVHYAYMPCDDTMVSLHELRCRNYEMQPKLRILEDEEIVSGADILGALLMGHEYGSWWCGSILTVDEARRLAPGQNATTVQVALGVVSALMWMIENPREGLCTPEDLPHDYVLRISMPYLGRFISAPSDWNPLKNRKVYFKENPANHHDDDMWQFSNFLFVP from the coding sequence ATGATAAGGTTCGACGGCAAGGTTCTGATCATTGGCTACGGATCGGTAGCGCGGTGTACCCTCCCCATTCTTCTGGAGCACATCCAGATTCCACATGAGAACATAACCATAATCGACTTTGAGGACAAGAGGGCCGCTTTGAAGAAATGGACGGACAGAGGCATCACGTTCCTCCAGAAGCGGATAACACCGGAGAACATAGATGATGTCCTTTCGGAGCACCTGTCGCCTGGATGTCTCCTGATTGACCTGTCGTGGAACATCGATGCTAGCACCATAATCAAGTGGTGCCATGACACCGAGGTGCTGTACATCAATACCTCGGTGGAGATATGGGACTCCCTAGCGGAGATCGAATCCAAGGACCCGGTGGAGAAATCGCTGTACCATCGGCAGCTGGGACTCCGGGAATTGGCCAAGGACTGGGAGGGGGGAACCACCGCGATCGTGGACCACGGAGCCAATCCCGGCCTCATCACTCATTTTGTGAAGCAGGCCCTCGCCGATATCTCCGAGAGGATGATAGCTGATAAGAAGGTCAGCATGGAGGAGGCTACGCATCTGAGGGAACTGGTGGGGAGCCGCCGCTTCGCGGAGCTGGCCATGTTCCTGAACATCAAGGTCATCCATTGCTCCGAAAGGGATACCCAGATTACCAGCAACCCTAAGAAGGTGGGAGAGTTCGTGGGCACGTGGAGCATCGAAGGTCTGAGGGAGGAGGGTACGGCCCCTGCAGAGCTGGGCTGGGGAACTCACGAGAGAATATTGCCGCCCCTGGCCTTTGTACCATCTTTCGGTCCCAAGAACCAGATCATGCTCGCGCAGATGGGGATGAACACCTGGGTAAGGTCCTGGGTCCCAGACTGCGAGATCGTGGGAATGGCCATAAGGCACGGGGAGGCCTTCGGCCTATCGGACGCGCTCACCGTCTGGAACGATGGCACGCCTGTCTACCGGCCTACCGTACATTATGCCTACATGCCCTGCGATGACACTATGGTGTCGCTGCACGAGCTGCGGTGCAGGAACTATGAGATGCAGCCTAAGCTGAGGATCCTTGAGGACGAGGAGATCGTGAGCGGAGCGGACATACTCGGCGCCCTGCTGATGGGCCATGAGTATGGGTCCTGGTGGTGCGGCAGCATTCTCACCGTGGACGAGGCCAGGAGGCTCGCGCCAGGGCAGAACGCCACCACTGTTCAGGTGGCCTTGGGCGTGGTATCCGCGTTGATGTGGATGATCGAGAACCCCCGGGAGGGATTATGCACACCAGAGGACCTTCCCCATGACTACGTCCTGAGGATATCCATGCCATACCTTGGAAGGTTCATATCCGCGCCGTCGGACTGGAACCCCTTGAAGAACCGGAAGGTGTACTTCAAGGAGAATCCCGCCAACCATCATGATGATGATATGTGGCAGTTCAGCAATTTCCTCTTCGTCCCCTGA
- a CDS encoding GYD domain-containing protein, whose product MTTPEYVILSRLTADGRKTLRSNPERLLEVNEEIDAMGAKVMRQYALLGKYDFLTILEAPNNETVAKLMVELGARGSLETVTFAAMNVDDFLASLK is encoded by the coding sequence ATGACCACGCCCGAATACGTCATACTGTCGCGGTTGACGGCCGATGGCCGTAAGACCCTGAGGAGCAACCCGGAACGACTGCTGGAGGTAAACGAGGAGATCGATGCCATGGGAGCTAAGGTGATGAGGCAATACGCTCTCCTCGGGAAGTACGATTTCCTGACCATCCTGGAGGCGCCCAACAACGAGACGGTGGCAAAGCTGATGGTCGAGCTAGGGGCCAGGGGGAGCTTGGAGACCGTAACCTTCGCCGCCATGAACGTGGATGACTTCCTGGCATCACTGAAGTAG